The sequence GGGGTGCGGCATCAGCCCGACTACCCGGCCGTTGGCCGAGCTCACCCCGGCGATATCGCGCAGCGAGCCGTTGATGTTGTCGAGGTAGCGGAACACCACCCGGCCTTCGCCCTCCAGCTCGTCGAGCACCGCTTCGGAGGCCACGTAGCGGCCCTCGCCCGACTTCAGCGGCACCAGCAGGTCGGCGTCGGCCTCGAACCGGGAGGTCCAGGCCGTCGAGGTGGAGGTCACCCGCAGCCAGACGTCGCGACAGACGAAGTGCAGCCCGACGTTGCGGGTCAGCGCACCCGGCAGCAATCCGGCCTCGCACAGCACCTGGAAGCCGTTGCAGATGCCGAGCACCGGCATGCCCTGACCGGCAGCCTTGATGACCTCGCCCATCACCGGGGCGAACCGGGCGATGGCCCCGCAGCGCAGGTAATCGCCGTAGGAGAAGCCACCGGGCACCACGACGGCGTCGACGCCCTTGAGGTCGGCATCGGCGTGCCAGAGGCTGACGGGCTCGGCACCGACGAACCGGACCGCGCGGGCGGCGTCGACGTCATCGAGGGTGCCGGGGAAGGTGATGACCCCGACCCGGGCGCTCACGAGGTCTCCCGGCTGACGGTGAAGTCCTCGATCACCGTGTTGGCCAGCAGCGATTCGGCGATCTCGGCCAGCGCGGCGTCGTCGATCGAATCGTCGACCTCGAGCTCGAAACGCTTGCCCTGCCGCACATCCGACACTCCGGTGTGTCCAAGCCGAGAAAGCGCTCCGACGATCGCCTGCCCCTGCGGGTCGAGGATCTCGGCTTTGGGCATCACGTGAACAACCACCCGGGCCACGGGTGCTCCCTACTGTCGACGGGGAATCGGTCGGGTCAACAATACCGATGCCCACCCGCGGCTCCGGAGCGCACAATCTTTAGGTATGC is a genomic window of Mycolicibacter heraklionensis containing:
- the purQ gene encoding phosphoribosylformylglycinamidine synthase subunit PurQ, producing the protein MSARVGVITFPGTLDDVDAARAVRFVGAEPVSLWHADADLKGVDAVVVPGGFSYGDYLRCGAIARFAPVMGEVIKAAGQGMPVLGICNGFQVLCEAGLLPGALTRNVGLHFVCRDVWLRVTSTSTAWTSRFEADADLLVPLKSGEGRYVASEAVLDELEGEGRVVFRYLDNINGSLRDIAGVSSANGRVVGLMPHPEHAIEALTGPSDDGLGLFYSALDAVLAA
- the purS gene encoding phosphoribosylformylglycinamidine synthase subunit PurS translates to MARVVVHVMPKAEILDPQGQAIVGALSRLGHTGVSDVRQGKRFELEVDDSIDDAALAEIAESLLANTVIEDFTVSRETS